Proteins encoded by one window of Candidatus Sumerlaea chitinivorans:
- a CDS encoding Chaperone protein DnaK: MANDIVIGIDLGTTNSVVAVVEGDEPKVLTNAEGSTRTPSVVAFPDPNGPPLVGELAKRQATIHPQNTIFSIKRLMGRSLADVQNLGIEVPYDLAEEDGQLVVRIGETCYTPTQMSAYILAKLKKTAEEYFGEPVDKAVITVPAYFDDLQRQATYEAGELAGLQVLRLLNEPTAAAMAYGLGRSRDERVAVYDFGGGTFDLTLLDISNNAFEVLTSVGDTHLGGDDIDALIVNHLLRAICQKVGHDFSPDAMVRQRLKEAAEQAKCELSLSRQATIYLPFLTYVGSEPVHLEYVLTRDELERMIAPLVERTIECCKKALQSCNLTPDDIDRVVMVGGSCRIPYVQDRVEDFFGIAPFKGINPDEVVAVGAAMQGAILVGRLKEVVLLDVTPHSLGIEVEDGKVSRIIEKNSTIPIKAAKLFTTTEDNQEMVIVHVLQGEGETVENCRSLGKFVLTGIQQAKAGLPRIQVTFHINADGMVEVSAEDLATRQQKAISLAIAPGDEEPPRERKRRGTRRQPAKQPTSPEVVAAPPPRTAEKANAQIHVERFHTAAFRPLRKGDTVARSDEHASHATKQPASPTGTQQPLPDTADKTWPEIPHPSELELTPTTAQLLEQLASGEASATSLSAEVVKAAQAELENLLATTPGNQAAREWLIRLLVLNGDISEATRELREWLQQPASLNPRALLRCVEYLEQTTAPSDAIVEIRLRALSALGRYEEALELIDNLYRGKDVPQEILQLEADLCKSALIVSPSPKIEFRLGRALVRLGHIEQAVPYFQSCSSASELRKSANHALALCYWKKGLLYLAWQKLQAMEPDDEVKDMMYRLALDMIQSGDLQNAREVLERLEGLEPNYRDVRAQLARLRENSTSQLAAPTSIAEANEAFANSRFMILEEINRGSMGVVYRARDKILDEIVALKVLNDYLANDPNAVERFKSEARAAKRLSHPHIVRIHDMFEIGPKKVLSMEYIEGRDLKTILHERGRLEPTEVVRIAKAVGEALAYAHELQIIHRDIKPANIMVTNTNQVKVTDFGIAKILQAGREVTRSGSQIIGTPLYMAPEQIRGDQVDARTDIYSLGVTLYELLNGLPPFYEGNIEYHHLHTTPPPFTIELPMELAQIILRCLSKSPDSRFQSAPELLEALESVEL, encoded by the coding sequence ATGGCTAACGATATTGTTATCGGCATTGATCTGGGAACAACCAATTCCGTAGTTGCGGTTGTTGAGGGGGACGAGCCCAAGGTCTTGACCAATGCCGAGGGATCCACGCGCACCCCCTCCGTCGTCGCGTTTCCCGATCCAAACGGACCTCCGCTCGTCGGCGAGCTGGCAAAGCGCCAAGCCACGATTCATCCGCAAAACACCATCTTTAGCATCAAACGCCTCATGGGGCGTTCGCTTGCCGACGTTCAAAACTTGGGCATCGAAGTGCCCTACGACCTCGCCGAAGAGGACGGCCAACTTGTGGTCCGTATTGGCGAAACTTGCTACACTCCGACTCAAATGTCGGCTTACATCCTCGCGAAGCTCAAGAAGACCGCGGAGGAGTACTTTGGCGAGCCAGTGGATAAGGCCGTCATCACTGTGCCCGCGTATTTCGACGACCTTCAGCGCCAAGCGACCTACGAAGCAGGTGAACTGGCCGGCCTTCAAGTCCTGCGGCTGCTCAACGAACCCACGGCCGCCGCGATGGCTTACGGCCTTGGCCGTAGCCGTGACGAAAGAGTCGCTGTCTACGATTTTGGAGGGGGAACGTTCGACCTCACCCTCCTCGATATTTCGAACAACGCATTTGAAGTCCTTACCTCAGTGGGCGACACCCACCTTGGCGGCGACGACATCGACGCCCTCATCGTCAACCACCTCCTCCGAGCGATCTGCCAGAAAGTCGGTCACGATTTTTCTCCCGACGCGATGGTCAGACAGCGCCTGAAAGAGGCGGCGGAGCAGGCTAAATGCGAGCTCTCATTATCGCGCCAAGCCACGATCTACCTACCATTCCTCACCTACGTTGGCAGCGAACCCGTTCACTTGGAATACGTGCTGACGCGCGATGAACTCGAACGCATGATTGCCCCACTGGTGGAGCGCACGATCGAGTGCTGCAAAAAAGCACTTCAATCCTGCAACCTCACACCCGACGATATTGATCGCGTCGTCATGGTCGGCGGCAGTTGCCGAATCCCCTACGTGCAGGATCGCGTCGAGGACTTCTTTGGAATCGCCCCGTTCAAAGGCATCAATCCGGACGAAGTGGTGGCCGTAGGAGCTGCCATGCAAGGCGCCATCCTTGTCGGCCGCCTCAAGGAAGTCGTCCTGCTCGACGTCACCCCCCATTCCTTGGGGATCGAAGTGGAGGACGGAAAAGTTTCCCGCATCATCGAGAAGAATTCCACTATCCCAATTAAAGCGGCGAAACTCTTCACCACGACAGAGGACAATCAGGAAATGGTCATCGTCCACGTCCTCCAAGGCGAAGGCGAGACCGTGGAGAATTGCCGCTCCCTCGGCAAATTTGTCCTGACCGGCATTCAACAAGCAAAAGCGGGCCTCCCACGCATTCAGGTAACCTTCCACATCAATGCAGATGGCATGGTCGAGGTCTCGGCCGAGGATCTCGCAACTCGTCAGCAGAAAGCGATCTCACTGGCAATTGCTCCCGGCGATGAAGAGCCGCCACGTGAGCGCAAGCGCAGGGGAACACGGCGTCAGCCGGCGAAACAGCCCACTTCCCCCGAGGTGGTGGCTGCGCCGCCCCCTCGCACCGCCGAGAAAGCCAACGCACAGATTCACGTCGAACGGTTCCATACGGCGGCATTCCGGCCGTTGCGCAAAGGCGACACGGTTGCGCGCTCGGACGAGCACGCTTCCCATGCAACCAAACAGCCGGCATCGCCGACAGGCACCCAACAGCCCTTGCCCGACACTGCCGACAAAACATGGCCAGAGATTCCGCATCCGTCAGAACTTGAGCTGACACCGACCACGGCTCAGCTATTAGAGCAGTTAGCGAGCGGGGAGGCGAGTGCCACTTCCCTATCCGCCGAAGTAGTGAAAGCCGCCCAAGCAGAGCTCGAAAACCTACTCGCTACGACCCCCGGTAACCAAGCGGCCCGCGAGTGGCTCATTCGCCTTCTTGTGCTCAACGGAGATATCTCTGAGGCCACGAGGGAGCTGAGGGAGTGGCTGCAGCAACCCGCATCGTTAAATCCTCGCGCGCTTTTGCGATGCGTTGAGTATCTCGAACAAACGACCGCTCCATCCGACGCAATCGTTGAAATCCGATTGCGGGCGCTCAGTGCCCTCGGTCGCTACGAAGAAGCGCTTGAGCTCATTGACAACCTTTACCGGGGAAAAGATGTTCCGCAGGAGATCCTCCAACTGGAAGCTGACCTCTGCAAAAGCGCTCTCATAGTCTCGCCCTCCCCCAAGATTGAGTTTCGGTTAGGACGTGCGCTGGTTCGCTTGGGTCACATCGAACAAGCCGTGCCTTATTTCCAGTCGTGTAGTAGCGCGTCGGAGCTTCGCAAATCTGCCAATCACGCCCTCGCGCTTTGCTACTGGAAAAAGGGCTTGCTCTACCTGGCGTGGCAAAAGCTCCAGGCCATGGAGCCCGACGACGAAGTGAAAGATATGATGTACCGGCTCGCGCTGGATATGATCCAGTCCGGCGACCTTCAAAACGCACGGGAAGTTCTCGAACGACTGGAGGGTTTGGAGCCAAATTATCGCGACGTGAGAGCCCAACTCGCCCGGTTGCGGGAAAATTCCACGAGCCAACTTGCCGCCCCGACTTCCATCGCAGAGGCGAATGAGGCATTTGCAAACTCGCGCTTTATGATCCTTGAAGAGATCAACCGAGGCTCTATGGGCGTCGTGTATCGCGCGCGGGATAAGATCCTCGATGAAATCGTGGCTCTTAAAGTTCTCAACGACTATCTTGCAAACGATCCCAATGCGGTGGAGCGGTTCAAGTCCGAGGCTCGTGCCGCCAAGCGCCTGTCGCACCCCCATATCGTGCGCATCCATGATATGTTCGAGATTGGCCCCAAGAAGGTCCTCTCCATGGAATACATCGAAGGCCGCGACCTGAAAACCATCCTCCACGAGCGCGGCCGCTTGGAGCCCACAGAAGTTGTTCGGATCGCGAAAGCAGTGGGCGAGGCTCTCGCATACGCGCATGAACTGCAGATCATCCACCGCGACATCAAACCGGCAAACATCATGGTCACGAACACGAATCAGGTGAAAGTTACCGATTTTGGAATCGCGAAAATTCTGCAGGCGGGCCGCGAGGTTACGCGGTCGGGATCCCAGATCATCGGCACCCCCCTCTATATGGCACCCGAGCAAATTCGCGGCGACCAGGTGGACGCTCGAACCGATATCTATTCGCTTGGCGTCACGCTTTACGAGCTACTCAACGGTCTGCCGCCGTTCTATGAAGGGAACATCGAATACCATCATTTGCACACCACGCCGCCTCCCTTTACAATTGAGCTGCCCATGGAACTTGCTCAGATCATCTTGCGATGCTTGAGCAAATCTCCCGACAGCCGATTCCAGAGTGCCCCCGAACTACTCGAAGCACTCGAGAGTGTGGAGCTATAG
- a CDS encoding 3'-to-5' oligoribonuclease A, whose product MNPSAPKSNNGWPSEPPVVEEICRVIRANSRFLICGHARPDGDCLGSCLGLYGILQEMGKTVRFFTPGPIQEFFHFLPNIEHTITTPPQPIEGEIVIYVDCGDFDRVDELYRPAGFVINIDHHLSNATFGALNWVDTEAAAAGEQIYRLARALEVPISRNVATCLFTAIMADTGGFRFSNTDQNAFRAVAHLVECGANPAAIAEAVFENRKPQAVWITGHIYQTLKYEFDGRFVWNEMRRDLYEAAGGDEFEPEGLCSDMRAIAGVEVSVLFHETPEGWCRIGLRSKGKVNVSELARMLGGGGHHNASGAYVKEPYESARDRALETIRAYLAARFEQPDALTAATAVAPKE is encoded by the coding sequence ATGAATCCGAGTGCGCCGAAATCAAACAACGGCTGGCCGAGTGAACCACCTGTGGTAGAGGAAATCTGTCGCGTCATCCGCGCCAATTCCCGATTCCTGATCTGCGGTCATGCCCGCCCCGACGGCGATTGCTTGGGCTCGTGTCTGGGCCTGTACGGAATCCTTCAGGAGATGGGGAAAACGGTCCGCTTTTTCACCCCCGGCCCAATCCAAGAGTTTTTTCACTTTCTGCCTAACATCGAGCACACGATCACCACACCGCCTCAACCTATCGAAGGCGAGATCGTCATTTACGTGGACTGCGGCGACTTTGACCGCGTGGACGAGCTTTATCGCCCCGCAGGGTTTGTGATCAACATTGACCACCACCTAAGTAACGCAACATTTGGAGCGCTGAACTGGGTGGATACAGAGGCAGCAGCCGCCGGCGAGCAGATCTATCGCCTCGCCCGCGCTCTCGAAGTGCCCATTTCACGAAATGTGGCCACTTGCCTCTTTACAGCGATCATGGCCGACACCGGCGGCTTCCGTTTTTCCAACACCGACCAAAACGCTTTCCGCGCGGTTGCTCATCTTGTGGAGTGCGGCGCCAACCCCGCCGCCATCGCCGAAGCCGTTTTCGAAAACCGAAAACCCCAAGCGGTTTGGATCACAGGCCACATCTACCAAACCCTGAAATACGAGTTCGACGGGCGCTTTGTGTGGAACGAGATGCGCCGTGATCTCTACGAGGCCGCCGGAGGAGACGAGTTCGAACCCGAAGGGCTCTGCAGTGACATGCGGGCCATCGCGGGTGTCGAAGTGTCCGTGCTCTTCCACGAGACGCCAGAGGGTTGGTGTCGCATTGGGCTGCGCAGCAAGGGCAAGGTCAACGTCAGCGAGCTCGCCCGAATGCTTGGCGGGGGTGGCCATCACAATGCCAGCGGCGCTTACGTGAAGGAACCTTACGAAAGCGCTCGCGATCGCGCACTCGAAACCATTCGGGCCTATCTCGCCGCGCGGTTCGAGCAGCCCGACGCCTTAACCGCCGCGACTGCCGTGGCGCCCAAGGAGTAA
- a CDS encoding NAD-specific glutamate dehydrogenase gives MVYTVVCTLFSARSLRSKLATYVLDYQEWAHNELVGGLVMLIEECGKGSGRLSVAPMKRFVPQGEGAVEPLEMALEQLRCAAERLGMDQNSLNMLRRFERIVTVTFPVRMDDGRIELFEGYRVLHNSSRGPGKGGIRYSPEVTVSEVAALAMWMTWKCAVVDIPFGGAKGGVCCDPSALSIGEVERLTRRYTFELSPHIGPDLDVLAPDMNTNEQTMAWVMDTYSMGKGVTVLGVVTGKPLSLGGSHGRKQATGRGALIVVERAMKKLRMRPRNARLVIQGFGNVGMHAAIIAHEEYGMKVIGVADRYGAIFNPKGLDIPRLVQHVERTGKIVGFPGAEPISHSDLLTLECDVLLPAATENQITVVNADRIQARIVAEGANGPTTPEADKILQRRGILVLPDILTNAGGVTVSYFEWVQDLQSFFWSEEQVNAQLRNVMERAFDRVWDMAQREKCDLRTAAQMIGVKAVADATMMRGLYP, from the coding sequence ATGGTCTACACGGTGGTCTGCACTTTGTTCAGCGCCCGTTCTCTTCGTTCGAAGCTTGCAACTTACGTTTTGGACTATCAGGAGTGGGCTCACAACGAGCTGGTGGGAGGTCTCGTCATGCTGATTGAGGAGTGTGGGAAAGGGAGTGGCCGCCTCTCGGTGGCGCCGATGAAACGTTTTGTGCCTCAGGGAGAAGGCGCGGTGGAGCCCCTCGAGATGGCGCTCGAGCAGCTGCGCTGTGCGGCGGAGCGTCTTGGCATGGATCAGAACTCGCTTAACATGCTGCGGCGCTTTGAGCGCATCGTCACCGTGACGTTTCCGGTGAGGATGGACGACGGGCGGATTGAGTTGTTCGAGGGTTACCGTGTGCTCCACAACTCGAGCCGTGGTCCCGGCAAAGGCGGTATCCGCTACAGTCCCGAGGTGACGGTGAGCGAGGTGGCTGCCCTTGCAATGTGGATGACGTGGAAATGTGCGGTCGTGGATATCCCGTTTGGTGGCGCAAAAGGCGGGGTGTGTTGCGATCCGAGTGCGCTGAGCATCGGCGAGGTGGAGCGCCTAACGCGTCGCTACACTTTCGAGCTGAGCCCGCATATTGGCCCCGACCTCGACGTCTTGGCGCCGGACATGAACACGAATGAGCAAACGATGGCGTGGGTGATGGACACCTACAGCATGGGCAAAGGCGTGACGGTGCTCGGCGTGGTGACGGGCAAGCCACTGAGTCTCGGCGGATCGCATGGACGCAAGCAGGCCACGGGGCGCGGCGCACTCATCGTCGTGGAACGCGCGATGAAGAAGCTGCGCATGCGGCCTCGCAATGCCCGCCTCGTCATCCAAGGTTTTGGAAACGTCGGTATGCATGCCGCCATCATTGCCCATGAAGAATACGGGATGAAAGTCATCGGGGTTGCGGACCGTTATGGAGCCATCTTCAACCCCAAGGGGCTGGACATTCCTCGTTTGGTCCAGCACGTCGAGCGCACGGGCAAGATCGTGGGGTTCCCGGGGGCAGAGCCGATTTCACACAGTGACCTCCTGACGCTTGAGTGCGATGTGCTGCTGCCCGCCGCGACGGAGAACCAAATCACCGTCGTGAACGCAGATCGCATTCAGGCGCGCATTGTCGCGGAAGGGGCGAACGGCCCCACAACCCCCGAGGCCGACAAGATCCTACAACGGCGTGGGATACTGGTTCTGCCCGACATTCTCACAAATGCCGGAGGCGTGACCGTCTCCTATTTTGAGTGGGTGCAGGACCTGCAATCCTTCTTCTGGAGTGAGGAGCAGGTGAATGCGCAACTGCGTAACGTCATGGAGCGGGCATTTGACCGCGTCTGGGACATGGCGCAGCGAGAGAAATGTGACCTGCGCACGGCTGCGCAAATGATCGGTGTCAAGGCGGTGGCTGATGCGACCATGATGCGTGGGCTTTATCCGTGA
- a CDS encoding ATP-dependent protease La produces the protein MAKQTKAKKSALEIPTQPQEAEWVAQRSELLPTITLRDFVIFPSCMAPLYVSRPRSAAALEEATQGNRRVFLVAQKFPDIENPAGDDLYSVGTIGEILQVMPPADGMFKILVEGQTLARVLGYQVTDRIIEAMVMPLAVQPTPESEQLTALVRVAVNLFERYVSLSHRIPDEIFLTVRNLEDPLVIANLISHYINIKTAEKQELLEELNVERKLRKLVEILKRENELLALEEQITQQVAHQIAKNQKEYFLNEKLKAIEHELGIQSDEDEEIEELEELIARSRMSREAREKAERELSRLAKMAPMSPEATVSRTYIEWLLDLPWGKFTRDKTDIAKAQQILDSQHYGLEKVKDRILEFLAVHQLTKHVTGPILCLVGPPGVGKTSLARSIAQALGRKFVRVSLGGIRDEAEIRGHRRTYVGSLPGRIIQGMKKAGSMNPVFLLDEVDKMSSDFRGDPASALLEVLDPEQNKNFSDHYLEVDFDLSRVLFITTANTVEGIPLPLLDRMELIRIPGYTEYEKLKIAEMFLVPKQLKAHGLNNRRVKFETEAIRTIITAYTREAGVRNLEREIARICRRVAREILAKGTTSGRRGGITITPDKVREYLGPVRYRDLEVDKKPAVGVATGLAWTEVGGEILPTEVTVMKGRGNLVLTGKLGEVMQESAKTALSYIRSRQEELNIPRDFYRTLDIHIHIPEGAVPKDGPSAGVTMATSMVSALTNRPVRQDVAMTGEITLRGKVLKIGGLKEKILAAHRAHIHHVIIPHENEDELEEIPAEIRQEMKFTLVDTVDEVLQTALLRKSGN, from the coding sequence ATGGCAAAACAAACCAAGGCAAAAAAATCAGCCCTCGAAATCCCAACGCAACCCCAAGAAGCCGAGTGGGTGGCTCAACGCAGTGAGTTACTGCCAACAATCACCCTGCGGGACTTCGTGATTTTCCCCTCATGCATGGCTCCTCTCTATGTTAGCCGTCCGAGGTCGGCTGCGGCTTTAGAGGAAGCGACCCAAGGCAACCGACGTGTTTTCCTTGTCGCCCAGAAGTTTCCCGACATCGAGAACCCAGCGGGCGACGACCTCTACAGCGTTGGAACCATCGGTGAGATTCTTCAGGTCATGCCTCCGGCCGATGGCATGTTCAAAATACTGGTGGAAGGGCAAACGCTGGCCCGTGTGCTCGGCTATCAGGTCACGGACCGCATCATTGAGGCGATGGTCATGCCCCTCGCTGTTCAACCCACGCCAGAGAGCGAACAACTCACAGCTCTTGTGCGCGTCGCCGTCAATCTCTTCGAGCGATACGTTTCGCTTAGCCACCGCATTCCCGACGAAATTTTCCTCACCGTCCGGAATCTTGAGGACCCACTGGTCATCGCGAATTTGATCTCGCACTACATCAACATCAAGACGGCCGAGAAACAGGAGTTGCTCGAGGAGCTGAACGTCGAACGTAAGCTCCGTAAACTTGTCGAAATCCTCAAACGAGAAAATGAGCTGCTGGCCCTTGAGGAGCAAATCACCCAGCAGGTTGCCCATCAAATTGCGAAAAATCAGAAAGAGTATTTCCTCAACGAGAAGCTGAAAGCCATCGAGCACGAACTCGGCATCCAAAGCGACGAGGACGAGGAGATCGAAGAACTCGAAGAGCTGATCGCGCGCTCGCGTATGAGCCGCGAAGCTCGGGAGAAGGCGGAACGCGAACTGAGCCGGTTGGCCAAGATGGCACCCATGAGCCCCGAAGCCACGGTGTCGCGCACCTACATTGAATGGCTACTCGATCTGCCGTGGGGCAAATTTACGCGCGACAAGACCGACATCGCGAAAGCGCAGCAAATCCTCGACTCGCAGCACTACGGGCTTGAAAAGGTCAAAGACCGCATCCTCGAGTTTCTGGCTGTCCACCAGCTCACGAAACATGTCACGGGACCCATCCTGTGCCTTGTCGGCCCACCCGGCGTAGGCAAAACTTCGTTGGCCCGCTCAATCGCGCAGGCTCTTGGACGCAAATTCGTGCGTGTGTCGCTCGGCGGCATTCGCGACGAAGCCGAGATCCGGGGCCATCGCCGAACGTACGTCGGTTCGCTCCCCGGCCGCATCATCCAAGGCATGAAGAAAGCTGGGTCGATGAACCCGGTCTTCCTTCTGGACGAAGTGGACAAAATGTCCTCCGACTTCCGCGGCGATCCGGCGAGTGCACTGCTCGAGGTACTTGACCCCGAGCAAAACAAGAACTTCAGCGATCATTACCTCGAGGTGGATTTCGATCTCTCTCGCGTTCTTTTCATCACGACCGCGAACACAGTGGAGGGAATCCCCCTGCCACTGCTCGACCGCATGGAACTCATCCGCATCCCCGGCTACACCGAGTACGAAAAGCTGAAGATTGCGGAGATGTTCCTCGTCCCCAAGCAGCTCAAAGCGCACGGCCTGAACAACCGCCGGGTGAAATTTGAGACGGAGGCCATTCGCACGATTATTACTGCGTACACACGTGAGGCGGGCGTCCGCAACCTTGAGCGCGAGATTGCGCGCATCTGCCGTCGTGTGGCACGCGAAATTCTTGCCAAGGGAACTACCTCCGGGCGCCGAGGCGGCATCACGATCACGCCCGATAAGGTACGCGAGTACTTGGGGCCTGTCCGCTACCGCGATCTCGAAGTGGACAAGAAACCCGCCGTAGGCGTCGCGACGGGCCTGGCGTGGACCGAGGTCGGCGGGGAGATCCTCCCCACCGAGGTCACCGTGATGAAAGGCCGCGGCAACCTTGTCCTCACTGGCAAATTGGGTGAGGTCATGCAGGAGAGCGCAAAGACAGCGTTGAGTTACATTCGTTCGCGGCAGGAAGAGCTCAACATTCCGCGCGACTTCTATCGGACGCTCGATATCCACATCCACATACCGGAGGGAGCGGTGCCGAAGGACGGTCCAAGCGCCGGCGTTACGATGGCCACCTCCATGGTCAGCGCGCTCACCAACCGCCCTGTGCGCCAAGATGTGGCCATGACCGGCGAGATTACATTGCGGGGCAAGGTCCTCAAGATCGGTGGTCTGAAGGAAAAAATCCTCGCCGCCCATCGCGCTCACATCCACCACGTGATCATTCCTCACGAGAACGAAGATGAACTTGAGGAAATCCCAGCCGAAATCCGGCAGGAAATGAAATTCACCTTGGTGGATACAGTGGATGAGGTTCTACAGACGGCCTTGTTGCGCAAATCAGGAAATTAG
- a CDS encoding Pyridoxine 5'-phosphate synthase: MAKLCVNIDHVATVRQARRITEPDPVAAALLAELAGAAGITCHLREDRRHIQDDDVVRLKQSVRTRLNLEMAPVDEMLAIAESVRPHMVMFVPERRQEITTEGGLDVAGQLERIREATQRMKAAGLLVSHFVDPDPKQVDAVIACGADYLELHTGAYANAANESARLAELEKLIQAARYAQEKGIRVNAGHGLNLRNVLPVAAIAGIHELHIGHSIVSHAVLVGFERAVREMVEAIARAENLARVYTPQEILRLHSA, translated from the coding sequence ATGGCAAAACTATGCGTGAACATCGACCACGTTGCGACGGTGCGCCAAGCACGGCGCATCACAGAACCCGACCCCGTTGCTGCCGCCCTACTCGCAGAGCTCGCGGGTGCCGCAGGGATCACCTGCCATCTGCGTGAAGATCGCCGCCACATCCAAGACGACGACGTTGTGCGGTTGAAGCAGAGTGTGCGCACTCGCCTGAATCTTGAGATGGCACCCGTGGATGAAATGCTCGCGATTGCGGAGTCCGTCCGCCCCCACATGGTCATGTTTGTCCCCGAGCGGCGCCAAGAGATCACCACCGAAGGCGGGCTGGATGTGGCGGGGCAGCTCGAGCGCATCCGCGAAGCCACCCAACGCATGAAAGCCGCCGGCCTCCTTGTCAGCCACTTCGTGGACCCCGACCCCAAGCAGGTGGATGCGGTAATCGCCTGCGGCGCGGATTACCTTGAGCTCCACACGGGGGCCTATGCCAACGCCGCCAACGAGAGCGCACGGCTCGCTGAACTCGAGAAGCTCATTCAGGCCGCTCGCTACGCCCAAGAGAAGGGGATCCGCGTGAACGCCGGCCATGGTTTGAATCTACGCAACGTGCTGCCCGTGGCTGCGATCGCGGGGATTCACGAGCTGCACATTGGTCATTCGATCGTAAGCCATGCCGTCCTTGTCGGGTTTGAGCGGGCCGTCCGCGAAATGGTCGAGGCCATTGCGCGCGCAGAAAACCTCGCACGGGTCTACACCCCGCAGGAGATCCTGCGTCTCCATTCGGCATAA
- a CDS encoding Undecaprenyl-phosphate galactosephosphotransferase, giving the protein MGSRRAYLTHMLVFAATDAVAVCCGLLFAYFLRFHAEIVPVVKGYSPAAYARILPLAIVVWLFWINQLGGYDFRARAFNLQILKKLAKADLLAVMTLVTLHFFERTLEYSRLMYVLAMVTCFVSLSAARLALDRVLAHLRRRGVIRATRVAIVGTNALALELAQRIAQHAYLGFQVVGLIRGSETASDAPSGEAHLASPQGETGAFQLPILGNFQQTRELIRRHAIEEIIVAEPSLDPQEVLEFILECEKELVTIRVVPNLLEAMLVEMSVEQIDGIPLFGLRETPLQGWNVVFKRAFDIVVSAVVLVLASPLMLLIALAVKLSSPGPVFYRQTRVGLDGQRFKIVKFRSMYQDAEEATGPVWATENDPRVTPVGRVLRRWNLDELPQFWNVLKGEMSLVGPRPERPHFVKQFRERVPRYMARHRVKCGMTGWAQIHGLRGNTSIDERLRYDLYYIENWSFWLDLKILFFTLFARKNAY; this is encoded by the coding sequence ATGGGCAGCCGACGCGCTTATCTAACGCACATGTTGGTTTTTGCTGCCACGGACGCAGTGGCAGTTTGCTGCGGGTTGCTCTTCGCCTACTTTTTGCGATTTCACGCCGAAATCGTGCCGGTAGTGAAGGGTTACTCGCCCGCAGCCTATGCGCGAATCCTTCCTCTGGCCATCGTGGTGTGGCTTTTTTGGATCAATCAGTTGGGTGGCTACGATTTTCGCGCGCGTGCGTTCAACCTGCAGATTCTTAAAAAGCTCGCGAAGGCTGACCTGCTCGCGGTCATGACGCTGGTCACGCTGCACTTTTTTGAGCGCACGCTGGAGTACTCGCGGCTGATGTACGTGCTGGCGATGGTGACGTGTTTTGTGTCGCTGAGTGCCGCGCGACTGGCGCTGGACCGTGTACTGGCACACCTGCGCCGGCGTGGTGTCATCCGCGCGACGCGGGTGGCGATCGTTGGGACAAATGCGTTGGCGCTCGAGCTCGCACAACGCATTGCGCAGCATGCGTACCTTGGGTTCCAAGTGGTGGGGTTGATCCGTGGCTCTGAGACCGCGAGCGACGCACCAAGTGGAGAAGCGCATCTTGCTTCCCCGCAGGGAGAGACTGGGGCGTTCCAACTCCCCATTCTGGGCAATTTCCAACAGACGCGTGAGTTGATTCGCCGCCACGCGATCGAGGAGATCATTGTTGCGGAGCCAAGCCTGGATCCGCAGGAGGTGCTGGAATTCATTCTCGAGTGCGAAAAGGAGCTCGTAACGATTCGCGTGGTGCCCAACTTGCTCGAGGCTATGCTCGTGGAAATGAGTGTGGAGCAGATTGACGGCATCCCGCTTTTCGGCTTGCGCGAGACGCCGCTTCAGGGGTGGAACGTGGTGTTCAAGCGCGCGTTTGACATCGTCGTGAGTGCGGTCGTGTTGGTGTTGGCTTCGCCCCTGATGCTGCTGATTGCCTTGGCCGTGAAGCTGAGCTCGCCGGGGCCAGTGTTTTATCGTCAAACGCGAGTGGGGCTCGATGGCCAGCGGTTCAAAATCGTCAAATTTCGTTCGATGTATCAGGACGCCGAGGAAGCCACGGGGCCAGTGTGGGCGACAGAGAACGATCCGCGGGTTACGCCGGTCGGCCGCGTCCTTCGCAGGTGGAATTTGGATGAGCTGCCACAGTTCTGGAATGTGCTGAAAGGCGAGATGAGTTTGGTGGGACCGCGTCCCGAGCGTCCGCATTTCGTTAAGCAATTCCGTGAGCGAGTGCCGCGCTATATGGCTCGACACCGAGTCAAATGCGGGATGACGGGGTGGGCACAGATTCATGGGCTACGCGGAAACACTTCGATCGATGAGCGCCTGCGCTACGACCTCTATTATATCGAGAACTGGAGTTTCTGGTTGGATTTAAAAATCCTGTTCTTCACGCTCTTTGCGCGAAAGAACGCATACTGA